The Candidatus Cloacimonadota bacterium DNA window CGCGAAAACTTCTGAAAAAGCAAAAGAAATATTTAATGAAGCATTCAATATCAAAAATCCCAACAAAGAAAGCGAAAAGAACCGGCAAAAGTTTTTCGACTACGTTCCGCAATTTGAATGCTCCGATAAATTTATTGAAAAATATTACTGGTATTGCTGGTTTGGACTGCGGCTTTTTATGATGAAAGATTCGTATTCTTTTCCCTGCGTTTGCGAAGGACCTGCCTATTTTCGAATGCCGATTTCATATTCCGCCCAATGCCACATGCGGGAAACACGCTGGATGAATAACCCGGAAGTTGCAGAAGGCAGCTTCCTTAATTTCGTTGAAAATCAGAACAAAAACGGTAGTTATCCGGGCAACCTGTATCCCATAGATATTGATAGAAAGAGCTTTTATCATACGGATTTCGGAACAGCAATAATAGAAATTTACAAAGTTCATCCTGATATAAATTTCCTGAAAAAAGTTTATCCATCTCTTGTGAAATACGCTGAATATTTCAATAGAGAACGCGACCCTGAACACAGCTATCTTTATGATGTGATCGACCAGATGGAAACCGGTCAGGAATTTATGACGCGTTATACAAGCGTGGATGAAAATGCGGACCTACAAATGGAATCCGGCGGAATCAGGTTGAAAGGAGTGGATGCGACTTGCTACCAGTATGGAATTCGTAAAGCACTTTCATTTATTGCTGATAAATTGGGGAAAAATGGAGAAGCAAAAAAATGGAGGCAAGAAGTCGCAAATATTAAAAAGGCTGTTCTGAAATTCTTGTGGGACAAAGATGAGGAAATGTTCTTTGATCTAAATCCAAAAACCTGGCAGCGAACGAACGTCAAAGCTGCAATCTGCTTCTATCCGTATATCTACGATATTGCAGATAAATCTCATCTGAACGGATTTGTGAAACATCTTTTTAATAAAGATGAATTCTGGACTTCATACCCGCTTCCGGCAACTGCTTTGAATGAACCGCTTTCAAGTTCCTACGGAGAATGGAAAGAAAAGAGAATGAACTGCCCCTGGAACGGAAGAGTATGGCCAATGACAAATTCTCACATTGCAGAGGCTCTAATAAATGTTGCTTCCAAATATGATAAAAATCTGAAAGAAAAAGCCGGCTGGTTCATCAAAAGAACCATTGAAATGATGTTCCTCGATGGAAATCTGAAATATCCCAATACTTACGAGCATTATAATCCGCATTCAGGAAAGCCGTGTCTTTATCGTGGCGTGAATGACTACCGGCATTCCTGGATAGTCGATTTGATCATAAAATATATTTGCGGGATTCAACCA harbors:
- a CDS encoding trehalase family glycosidase, producing the protein MNIFKLLERDDKWYLGGGDSLIFTPLFPQWMHIPGLWDEAHFYNIPLKPLYTISFLSKDEKELKPKLLDTKWDNSKLIRRFALTNDLTLSETDVLLQNDTLSTTLNFEGKNREIDMILWTAPVNDQNEKTLSFSKEKNGILINREVKFRKKYPFNLSLFLGMEHSSYSINLSEYTANHPKFEYTPFYEKFDGKLPDEIHNKGIDSDGLLYFGLHKHLKIRENAEVKIFLSVAKTSEKAKEIFNEAFNIKNPNKESEKNRQKFFDYVPQFECSDKFIEKYYWYCWFGLRLFMMKDSYSFPCVCEGPAYFRMPISYSAQCHMRETRWMNNPEVAEGSFLNFVENQNKNGSYPGNLYPIDIDRKSFYHTDFGTAIIEIYKVHPDINFLKKVYPSLVKYAEYFNRERDPEHSYLYDVIDQMETGQEFMTRYTSVDENADLQMESGGIRLKGVDATCYQYGIRKALSFIADKLGKNGEAKKWRQEVANIKKAVLKFLWDKDEEMFFDLNPKTWQRTNVKAAICFYPYIYDIADKSHLNGFVKHLFNKDEFWTSYPLPATALNEPLSSSYGEWKEKRMNCPWNGRVWPMTNSHIAEALINVASKYDKNLKEKAGWFIKRTIEMMFLDGNLKYPNTYEHYNPHSGKPCLYRGVNDYRHSWIVDLIIKYICGIQPQLDDTLIVDPLPLGLEYLRIDNVLIKGHILKVKIENDKFQIYIDGSLKKESRVGERVELLIGKGNIH